A part of Sulfurirhabdus autotrophica genomic DNA contains:
- the rpsL gene encoding 30S ribosomal protein S12, protein MPTINQLVRKPRIAKPAKSKVPALESCPQKRGVCTRVYTTTPKKPNSALRKVARVRLTNGFEVSSYIGGEGHNLQEHSVVLIRGGRVKDLPGVRYHTVRGSLDTAGVKDRKQSRSKYGAKRPKSA, encoded by the coding sequence ATGCCAACAATTAATCAGTTAGTGCGTAAGCCACGCATAGCAAAACCAGCAAAAAGTAAAGTGCCAGCGCTGGAAAGTTGCCCTCAAAAACGGGGAGTATGTACGCGTGTCTATACAACTACACCAAAGAAACCAAACTCTGCGTTACGTAAGGTTGCGCGTGTTAGGTTGACCAATGGTTTTGAAGTAAGTAGTTATATTGGTGGTGAAGGCCACAACCTTCAGGAACACTCGGTGGTATTAATACGGGGTGGTCGTGTAAAGGATTTGCCGGGTGTTCGTTATCATACGGTGCGTGGAAGTTTGGATACGGCTGGTGTTAAAGACCGTAAGCAAAGTCGTTCTAAGTACGGTGCTAAACGCCCGAAATCAGCTTAA
- the rpsG gene encoding 30S ribosomal protein S7, whose protein sequence is MPRRREVPKREVLPDPKFGSHDVAKFVNVLMNQGKKSVAERIIYGAFTQIATKTGKDPLEVFTTALSNVRPVVEVKSRRVGGANYQVPVEVRSVRRSALAMRWLKDAARKRGEKSMGFRLAGELLDAAEGRGGAMKKRDEVHRMAEANKAFAHYRF, encoded by the coding sequence ATGCCAAGACGTAGAGAAGTACCCAAGCGCGAGGTATTGCCGGATCCAAAATTTGGCAGCCATGATGTTGCTAAATTTGTAAACGTATTGATGAATCAAGGTAAAAAATCCGTTGCAGAACGCATCATTTATGGTGCATTTACGCAGATTGCTACCAAGACCGGTAAAGATCCGCTGGAAGTGTTTACGACAGCCCTGTCTAATGTGCGACCTGTGGTTGAAGTTAAAAGTCGTCGAGTAGGTGGTGCGAATTATCAGGTTCCTGTTGAAGTTCGTTCTGTTCGTCGTTCTGCTTTGGCAATGCGTTGGTTAAAAGATGCTGCTCGTAAGCGAGGAGAAAAGTCTATGGGCTTTCGATTGGCTGGCGAACTGCTGGATGCCGCGGAAGGTCGTGGCGGCGCTATGAAGAAGCGCGATGAAGTGCATCGTATGGCAGAAGCAAATAAAGCATTTGCGCACTACCGTTTCTAA
- the fusA gene encoding elongation factor G, translated as MARKTPIERYRNIGISAHIDAGKTTTTERILFYTGVSHKIGEVHDGAATMDWMEQEQERGITITSAATTCFWKGMDGNFPEHHINIIDTPGHVDFTIEVERSMRVLDGACMVYCAVGGVQPQSETVWRQANKYRVPRLAFVNKMDRSGANFFKVYDQMRVRLKANPVPIQIPIGAEDQFKGVVDLIKMKAIFWDEASQGMKFELRDIPAELQELAQEWREKMIESAAEASEDLMNKYLEVGDLSVEEIKLGLRTRTIASEIVPMLCGSAFKNKGVQAMLDAVIEYMPAPTDIAAVKGELENGEISERNANDTDPFSALAFKIMTDPFVGQLIFFRVYSGIVKSGDTIYNPIKGKKERLGRILQMHANQREEIKEVHAGDIAAAVGLKEATTGDTLCDPAKIITLERMIFPEPVIHVAVEPKTKADQEKMGIALNRLAQEDPSFRVRTDEESGQTIISGMGELHLEILVDRMRREFGVEANVGAPQVAYREAIRKPVEVEGKFVKQSGGKGQYGHVWLKMEPNEAGKGFEFIDMIKGGTVPREFIPAVEKGLRETLPNGVLAGYPVVDVKVTLFDGSYHDVDSNENAFKMAASIGFKDGMRKASPVLLEPMMAVEVETPEDYMGDVMGDLSSRRGMIQGMDDTPSGKVVKAEVPLAEMFGYSTSLRSATQGRATYSMEFKHYAEAPKNVAEAIMNKK; from the coding sequence GTGGCACGCAAAACACCTATCGAACGTTATCGTAATATTGGCATCAGTGCGCACATTGATGCGGGCAAAACCACAACGACAGAACGAATCTTGTTCTATACAGGCGTATCGCACAAGATTGGTGAAGTGCATGATGGTGCTGCCACGATGGACTGGATGGAGCAGGAGCAAGAACGGGGTATTACCATTACTTCTGCTGCTACTACCTGTTTCTGGAAGGGGATGGATGGCAATTTCCCGGAACATCATATTAATATTATTGATACACCAGGGCACGTAGACTTTACCATTGAGGTAGAGCGTTCTATGCGTGTATTGGATGGTGCATGCATGGTTTATTGTGCTGTAGGTGGTGTTCAGCCTCAGTCGGAAACTGTGTGGCGTCAGGCAAATAAATATCGTGTGCCACGTTTGGCTTTTGTGAATAAGATGGATCGTTCTGGGGCAAACTTTTTTAAAGTTTATGATCAGATGCGTGTTCGTCTAAAAGCAAATCCAGTGCCAATTCAGATTCCAATTGGTGCTGAAGATCAGTTCAAGGGTGTGGTAGATCTGATCAAAATGAAGGCGATTTTCTGGGATGAAGCATCTCAGGGAATGAAGTTTGAATTAAGAGATATTCCTGCTGAATTGCAAGAGTTGGCGCAGGAATGGCGTGAAAAAATGATTGAAAGTGCGGCTGAAGCATCTGAAGATCTGATGAATAAATACCTTGAAGTAGGGGATTTGTCGGTTGAAGAGATTAAGCTTGGTTTGCGTACACGTACTATTGCCAGCGAAATTGTTCCAATGCTTTGCGGATCAGCCTTTAAGAATAAGGGTGTTCAGGCAATGTTGGATGCGGTCATTGAATACATGCCAGCACCTACTGATATTGCGGCAGTTAAGGGTGAGTTGGAAAATGGTGAAATTTCTGAGCGTAATGCAAATGACACCGATCCATTCTCTGCGTTAGCATTCAAAATTATGACCGATCCATTTGTGGGTCAGTTAATTTTCTTCCGTGTTTATTCCGGTATCGTGAAATCTGGTGATACGATTTACAATCCTATCAAGGGCAAAAAAGAACGTCTTGGTCGTATATTGCAGATGCACGCAAACCAGCGCGAGGAAATTAAAGAGGTACATGCGGGTGATATCGCTGCTGCAGTAGGTTTAAAAGAAGCAACAACAGGCGATACTTTATGTGATCCGGCCAAAATTATTACGCTAGAACGCATGATTTTCCCTGAACCGGTTATTCACGTGGCAGTAGAGCCGAAAACCAAAGCTGACCAGGAAAAAATGGGAATTGCTTTGAACAGGTTGGCTCAGGAAGACCCTTCATTCCGTGTACGTACAGATGAGGAATCTGGTCAGACAATTATTTCCGGAATGGGTGAGTTGCACCTTGAGATTCTGGTTGATCGTATGCGTCGTGAATTTGGTGTTGAAGCCAACGTTGGTGCGCCACAAGTAGCATATCGTGAAGCAATTAGAAAGCCTGTTGAAGTCGAAGGTAAATTTGTTAAGCAATCTGGTGGTAAGGGGCAGTATGGTCATGTATGGCTCAAAATGGAGCCAAACGAAGCGGGTAAGGGCTTTGAATTCATCGATATGATCAAAGGTGGTACAGTTCCTCGCGAATTTATTCCTGCTGTTGAAAAAGGGTTGCGTGAAACGTTACCTAATGGTGTGCTAGCAGGGTATCCAGTTGTCGATGTGAAGGTTACATTATTCGATGGTTCTTATCATGATGTTGACTCGAATGAAAACGCTTTTAAAATGGCTGCTTCCATCGGATTTAAAGATGGTATGCGTAAAGCGAGTCCTGTGCTGCTCGAGCCTATGATGGCAGTTGAAGTTGAAACTCCTGAAGATTATATGGGTGATGTGATGGGTGATTTGAGTTCCCGTCGAGGCATGATTCAAGGTATGGATGATACCCCTTCAGGTAAGGTAGTGAAGGCAGAAGTGCCGCTTGCGGAAATGTTTGGCTATTCAACTTCATTGCGTTCAGCAACTCAGGGTCGCGCAACCTACTCGATGGAATTTAAACATTATGCTGAAGCGCCTAAGAACGTTGCTGAAGCAATTATGAACAAGAAATAA
- the rpsJ gene encoding 30S ribosomal protein S10: protein MQSQKIRIRLKAFDYRLIDQSALEIVETAKRTGAVVKGPIPMPTRIERFDILRSPHVNKSSRDQFEIRTHLRMLDIIDPTDKTVDALMKLDLPAGVDVEIKL from the coding sequence ATGCAAAGTCAAAAAATTCGTATCCGTCTGAAGGCATTTGATTATCGTTTGATTGATCAGTCTGCTTTGGAAATAGTTGAAACTGCCAAGCGTACTGGAGCTGTGGTTAAAGGGCCTATCCCGATGCCAACGCGTATTGAACGTTTTGATATTTTGCGCTCACCTCACGTAAATAAATCCTCACGTGATCAGTTTGAGATTCGCACGCATTTGCGTATGTTGGACATTATTGATCCAACAGATAAGACTGTTGATGCGTTGATGAAGCTTGATCTGCCAGCCGGTGTGGATGTAGAAATCAAACTGTAA
- the rplC gene encoding 50S ribosomal protein L3, whose product MSLGLVGRKIGMTRVFTDDGTSIPVTVLDMSNNRVTQIKTSENDGYSAVQLAFGSRRVSRVAKPQAGHFAKAGVEAGRGLKEFRLNAKDVGELQAGSVVSVDVFQVGQIVDVTGTTQGKGFTGAIKRHHFSSNRASHGNSVSHNSAGSIGQAQDPGRVFPGKRMAGHYGNVQRTVQNLEIVRIDTERQLLLIKGAIPGSKGGDVIVRPGIKVGA is encoded by the coding sequence ATGTCGTTAGGACTTGTCGGTCGAAAGATTGGCATGACTCGAGTATTTACAGATGATGGTACTTCCATTCCTGTAACAGTGCTCGACATGTCAAATAATCGCGTAACACAAATTAAAACATCTGAAAATGATGGTTATTCGGCTGTACAGTTGGCTTTTGGTAGCCGGCGTGTAAGTCGTGTAGCAAAACCTCAGGCTGGTCATTTTGCGAAAGCAGGTGTAGAAGCTGGTCGTGGTTTAAAAGAATTCCGTCTGAATGCAAAAGACGTAGGCGAATTGCAGGCTGGAAGTGTTGTAAGCGTCGATGTTTTTCAAGTTGGTCAAATAGTTGATGTAACAGGGACGACCCAGGGTAAGGGTTTTACTGGTGCAATTAAACGTCACCATTTTAGTTCTAACCGTGCAAGTCACGGTAACTCCGTATCGCATAATTCCGCAGGTTCAATTGGACAGGCGCAAGATCCTGGCCGTGTTTTTCCAGGCAAGCGTATGGCGGGCCATTACGGAAATGTTCAGCGTACAGTGCAAAATTTGGAAATTGTGCGTATTGATACTGAGCGCCAATTGCTGCTGATTAAAGGTGCTATCCCAGGTTCTAAGGGTGGTGATGTGATTGTACGCCCTGGTATCAAGGTAGGTGCATAA
- the rplD gene encoding 50S ribosomal protein L4 translates to MDLKLINDKGESTATVATSDELFAREYNEALIHQVVVAYQANARSGNRAQKGRSEVAKSTRKPWRQKGTGRARAGMASSPLWRGGGKTFPSSPDENFSHKVNRKMYRAGVASILSQLAREGRLSVVEDFKVDLPKTKLLEKKIKGMGMDDVMIITDTFDENLYLSSRNLHNVLIVEAKHADPVSLVRFSNVIVTRNAVKLIEEILL, encoded by the coding sequence ATGGATCTAAAGCTTATAAATGATAAAGGTGAGTCAACCGCAACAGTAGCAACTTCTGATGAGTTGTTTGCGCGTGAATATAACGAAGCGCTGATTCATCAAGTAGTAGTCGCGTATCAAGCAAACGCGCGCAGTGGAAACCGAGCGCAGAAGGGTCGGTCTGAAGTTGCAAAAAGCACGCGTAAGCCTTGGCGTCAAAAGGGAACGGGTCGTGCAAGGGCGGGTATGGCTTCTAGCCCATTGTGGAGAGGGGGTGGTAAAACTTTCCCAAGTAGCCCGGATGAGAATTTCAGTCATAAAGTAAACCGTAAAATGTACCGTGCTGGTGTGGCTTCAATACTGTCTCAGTTAGCCCGTGAAGGACGTTTGTCAGTAGTTGAAGACTTTAAGGTTGATTTGCCAAAGACAAAATTGCTAGAGAAGAAAATCAAAGGCATGGGGATGGATGATGTGATGATCATCACGGACACTTTTGATGAAAATCTTTACTTGTCTTCACGAAATCTACACAACGTTCTAATCGTTGAAGCAAAGCATGCTGATCCTGTAAGTTTGGTGCGCTTTAGTAACGTTATTGTGACGCGTAATGCAGTGAAGTTGATTGAGGAGATTTTGCTATGA
- the rplW gene encoding 50S ribosomal protein L23 gives MNSVQVTQERLMQVLLAPQISEKATYIADKNEQVIFRVVPDATKPEIKAAVELLFKVEVDNVQVANVKGKSKRAGKFIGKRKDWKKAYVCLKPGQEISFVAGE, from the coding sequence ATGAATTCCGTTCAGGTGACTCAAGAGCGTTTGATGCAAGTGTTGCTTGCTCCGCAAATCTCTGAAAAAGCAACTTATATTGCTGATAAGAACGAACAGGTTATATTTCGTGTTGTCCCAGATGCAACTAAGCCTGAAATCAAGGCGGCTGTTGAACTGCTGTTCAAGGTTGAAGTAGACAATGTTCAGGTTGCGAATGTTAAGGGTAAATCCAAACGCGCGGGTAAGTTTATAGGCAAGCGTAAAGACTGGAAAAAGGCTTACGTATGTCTTAAGCCTGGCCAGGAAATCAGCTTTGTAGCTGGCGAGTAG
- the rplB gene encoding 50S ribosomal protein L2, with the protein MAIVKLKPTSPGRRAQVKVVTPGLHKGKPHAPLLESQSKHAGRNHNGRITVRHQGGGHKQHYRLVDFKRNKDGVVAKVERIEYDPNRTANLALLCYLDGERRYIIAPRGVSAGMQLVSGSDAPIKVGNALPLRNIPVGSTIHCVEMQPGKGAQISRSAGTSVQLLARDSSYAQLRLRSGEIRKVHVDCRATIGEVGNEEHFLRSIGKAGAVRWRGVRPTVRGVVMNPVDHPHGGGEGKTAAGRDPVSPWGTKTKGYRTRRNKRTTGMIVRRRST; encoded by the coding sequence ATGGCTATTGTTAAATTAAAACCGACCTCACCAGGTCGACGCGCTCAAGTTAAAGTTGTAACGCCCGGTTTGCATAAAGGTAAGCCGCATGCTCCCTTGCTTGAAAGTCAGTCAAAACATGCCGGCCGTAATCATAATGGTCGTATAACTGTTCGTCACCAAGGTGGTGGACATAAACAGCATTATCGGCTCGTTGACTTCAAGCGCAATAAAGACGGTGTCGTCGCAAAAGTAGAACGGATTGAATACGATCCAAACAGAACTGCTAACTTGGCTCTGTTATGCTATTTGGATGGTGAGCGTCGCTATATTATTGCTCCGCGGGGTGTTTCTGCTGGTATGCAGCTTGTTTCTGGTTCAGATGCGCCTATCAAGGTTGGTAATGCGCTACCTTTGCGAAATATTCCGGTTGGTTCGACGATACATTGCGTCGAAATGCAGCCAGGTAAGGGTGCGCAGATTTCTCGTTCAGCTGGTACATCTGTGCAATTGCTTGCTAGAGATAGCAGTTATGCGCAACTCCGATTACGTTCGGGTGAGATTCGTAAGGTTCACGTAGATTGCCGAGCTACCATTGGTGAAGTGGGCAATGAAGAGCATTTTCTGCGTTCAATTGGTAAGGCTGGTGCTGTAAGGTGGCGTGGTGTGCGTCCAACAGTTAGGGGTGTTGTTATGAACCCTGTTGATCACCCGCATGGTGGTGGTGAAGGTAAAACAGCCGCCGGTCGTGATCCTGTTAGTCCATGGGGCACTAAGACTAAGGGTTACCGTACTCGTCGCAATAAACGTACTACCGGCATGATCGTCCGCCGTCGTAGCACATAA
- the rpsS gene encoding 30S ribosomal protein S19, which yields MARSIKKGPFVDAHLLKKIETVRATNDKRPVKTWSRRSTVLPDFVGLTIAVHNGKQHIPVFVSENMVGHKLGEFSLTRTFKGHAADKKAKR from the coding sequence ATGGCTCGTTCAATTAAAAAAGGTCCATTTGTTGATGCACACTTGCTCAAGAAGATTGAGACAGTTCGTGCAACAAATGATAAGCGTCCTGTGAAGACATGGTCACGTCGTTCTACGGTTTTGCCTGATTTTGTCGGCTTGACTATCGCTGTTCATAATGGGAAGCAGCATATACCGGTATTTGTTTCGGAAAACATGGTTGGTCACAAGTTAGGTGAGTTTTCCTTGACGAGAACCTTTAAAGGCCATGCTGCAGATAAAAAAGCGAAGAGATAG
- the rplV gene encoding 50S ribosomal protein L22 — MRVSAILRGTRLSAQKGRLVADQVRGLPVDRALNILAFSPKKGAAIIKKVLESAIANAEHNEGADIDELKVQTILVDEGSSLKRFTARAKGRGNRILKPTCHITVTVGD; from the coding sequence ATGAGAGTTTCTGCTATATTACGCGGCACAAGGTTGTCAGCTCAAAAAGGTCGTTTGGTTGCGGACCAGGTTCGCGGTTTGCCAGTTGATCGTGCGCTGAATATTCTGGCTTTTAGCCCTAAGAAAGGTGCTGCCATAATCAAGAAAGTGCTCGAATCTGCGATAGCAAATGCTGAGCATAATGAAGGTGCGGATATTGATGAACTTAAGGTTCAAACAATTTTAGTGGATGAAGGGTCTTCCCTCAAACGCTTTACTGCTCGAGCCAAAGGTCGTGGTAATCGAATTCTTAAACCCACGTGCCACATTACCGTGACTGTCGGCGATTAA
- the rpsC gene encoding 30S ribosomal protein S3: MGQKIHPIGFRLSVLKNWSSKWYASSKNFATMLNEDIKVRSFLKAKLSHASVGKIVIERPAKNARITIYSARPGVVIGKKGEDIESLKTQLQKMLGVPVHLNIEEIRKPEIDAQLIAESIATQLEKRIMFRRAMKRAMQNAMRLGAQGIKIQSSGRLNGIEIARREWYREGRVPLQTLRADLDYGFAEAKTTYGIIGVKVWVFKGVVLGKGELPVAPAVEPERKPRKSGAKHATAS, encoded by the coding sequence ATGGGACAAAAGATTCATCCAATAGGTTTTCGCCTTAGCGTTCTGAAAAATTGGTCTTCCAAATGGTATGCAAGCAGTAAAAATTTTGCAACCATGTTGAATGAAGATATCAAAGTTCGTTCATTTCTTAAGGCTAAATTATCACATGCCTCAGTTGGGAAGATTGTAATTGAACGCCCTGCAAAAAATGCACGGATTACTATTTATAGTGCAAGACCGGGCGTTGTAATTGGTAAAAAAGGTGAAGATATTGAGTCACTGAAAACACAATTGCAAAAAATGTTAGGTGTTCCAGTTCATCTTAATATCGAAGAAATTCGTAAACCTGAAATTGATGCCCAGTTGATTGCTGAAAGTATAGCGACGCAGTTGGAAAAACGGATCATGTTTCGTCGCGCAATGAAACGTGCTATGCAAAATGCAATGCGTTTAGGTGCACAGGGAATAAAAATTCAAAGTTCAGGTCGTCTGAACGGAATTGAGATTGCTAGAAGAGAGTGGTATAGAGAAGGACGTGTGCCACTGCAGACTTTACGAGCAGATCTGGATTATGGTTTTGCTGAAGCAAAAACCACCTATGGCATTATTGGTGTGAAAGTTTGGGTGTTCAAGGGTGTTGTTTTGGGTAAAGGTGAATTACCAGTAGCGCCGGCTGTTGAACCAGAAAGAAAACCTCGGAAGTCAGGAGCTAAACATGCTACAGCCAGCTAG
- the rplP gene encoding 50S ribosomal protein L16, which yields MLQPARRKYRKEHKGRNTGVATRGAKVSFGEFGLKAVGRGRLTARQIEAARRAMTRHIKRGGRIWIRIFPDKPISQKPAEVRMGNGKGNPEYYVAEIQPGKVLYEMDGVDEALAREAFRLGAAKLPIQTTFVVRQVGS from the coding sequence ATGCTACAGCCAGCTAGAAGAAAATACCGTAAAGAGCATAAGGGCCGTAACACTGGCGTGGCTACTCGCGGTGCAAAAGTAAGTTTTGGTGAGTTTGGTCTTAAAGCAGTTGGTCGTGGACGTTTGACAGCACGCCAAATTGAGGCTGCTCGTAGAGCAATGACTCGTCACATTAAACGTGGTGGCAGAATTTGGATTCGTATTTTCCCTGATAAGCCAATTTCACAGAAACCAGCTGAAGTTCGTATGGGTAATGGTAAGGGTAATCCTGAATACTATGTTGCAGAAATTCAACCCGGTAAAGTGTTGTACGAAATGGACGGTGTTGATGAAGCACTTGCTCGCGAAGCTTTTCGCTTGGGTGCTGCAAAACTGCCAATTCAAACGACCTTTGTTGTTCGTCAGGTAGGAAGTTAA
- the rpmC gene encoding 50S ribosomal protein L29, with product MKAAEFRSKSVEDLNKELVELLKAQFGLRMQFATQQLSKSSELRNVRKDIARVRTILTEKAIIA from the coding sequence ATGAAAGCTGCTGAATTTAGAAGTAAGTCGGTAGAAGACTTAAATAAAGAATTGGTTGAATTGCTTAAAGCTCAATTTGGTTTGCGTATGCAGTTTGCTACACAGCAATTGAGTAAATCCAGTGAATTGCGTAATGTACGCAAAGACATAGCGCGAGTACGCACCATTCTTACTGAAAAGGCGATAATAGCATGA
- the rpsQ gene encoding 30S ribosomal protein S17, whose amino-acid sequence MNVEVKVKRTLTGKVVSDKMDKTVTVLVERKVKHPLLGKVIRRTKKYHAHDESNEFHEGDLVLIEECRPMAKTKTWKVSKLVEKSKLI is encoded by the coding sequence ATGAACGTCGAAGTTAAAGTTAAGCGTACGCTAACTGGCAAAGTTGTAAGTGATAAAATGGATAAAACAGTTACTGTATTGGTGGAACGCAAAGTAAAGCATCCATTGTTAGGTAAAGTTATTCGTCGTACAAAGAAATATCATGCTCATGATGAGTCTAATGAGTTTCATGAGGGTGATCTTGTTTTGATCGAAGAATGTCGTCCAATGGCAAAGACCAAAACCTGGAAAGTAAGCAAACTGGTTGAGAAAAGTAAACTGATTTAA
- the rplN gene encoding 50S ribosomal protein L14, whose translation MIQMQSKLDVADNTGARTVQCIKVLGGSKRRYAGIGDIIKVTIKDAAPRGRVKKGEIYSAVVVRTAKGVRRPDGSLIKFDANAAVLLNAKLEPIGTRIFGPVTRELRTERFMKIVSLAPEVL comes from the coding sequence ATGATTCAAATGCAATCAAAGCTGGATGTTGCTGATAATACTGGTGCACGTACTGTTCAGTGTATTAAAGTATTAGGCGGATCCAAGCGTCGTTATGCCGGTATCGGCGATATCATCAAAGTCACTATTAAAGATGCTGCCCCCCGCGGTCGTGTTAAGAAAGGTGAAATTTACAGTGCGGTAGTAGTGCGCACTGCTAAAGGTGTTCGTCGTCCTGATGGCTCTCTTATCAAATTCGATGCAAATGCAGCTGTACTTCTTAATGCAAAGCTTGAGCCAATTGGTACGCGTATTTTTGGCCCAGTTACACGTGAATTACGTACTGAGCGTTTTATGAAGATCGTATCGCTGGCACCAGAAGTGCTGTAA
- the rplX gene encoding 50S ribosomal protein L24, with translation MNKIRKGDDVVIITGKDKGKRGTVLQMLDLDRILVEGANKVKKHQKPNPMKGSTGGIVEKEMPLHISNVALFNPATQKADRVSIKVLEDGRKVRAFKSNGEILDV, from the coding sequence GTGAATAAAATTCGAAAGGGTGATGATGTGGTCATTATCACGGGAAAAGATAAGGGAAAGCGCGGAACAGTTCTGCAGATGCTGGATCTCGACCGAATTCTGGTTGAAGGTGCTAATAAAGTTAAGAAGCATCAAAAACCAAATCCTATGAAAGGTTCAACTGGTGGCATTGTTGAAAAAGAGATGCCACTACACATTTCAAATGTGGCTTTATTTAATCCGGCCACCCAAAAAGCCGATCGCGTTAGTATTAAGGTGTTGGAAGATGGACGTAAAGTACGTGCTTTCAAATCTAACGGCGAAATATTGGATGTGTAA
- the rplE gene encoding 50S ribosomal protein L5 — protein sequence MSRFQDYYKETIVPELVKQFGYKSVMEVPRIEKITLNMGVGEAVADKKVMEFAVGDMQKIAGQKPVVTKSRKSIAGFKIRDDYPIGCMVTLRRHQMYEFLDRLVTIAIPRVRDFRGISGKSFDGRGNYNMGVKEQIIFPEVEYDKIDMLRGMNISITTSAKTDEEGRALLAAFKFPFKN from the coding sequence ATGTCACGCTTTCAAGATTATTACAAAGAAACAATCGTTCCTGAGCTGGTTAAACAGTTTGGGTATAAGTCAGTAATGGAAGTTCCTCGCATTGAAAAAATCACGCTCAATATGGGTGTTGGTGAAGCGGTTGCTGATAAGAAAGTTATGGAATTTGCAGTTGGTGATATGCAAAAAATTGCAGGTCAAAAACCGGTTGTTACAAAATCCAGGAAATCAATTGCTGGTTTTAAAATTCGTGATGATTATCCTATCGGATGCATGGTTACGTTACGCAGGCACCAGATGTATGAATTTCTAGATCGCCTGGTTACTATTGCAATTCCTCGTGTGCGCGATTTTAGGGGAATTTCAGGTAAATCTTTTGACGGTCGCGGTAATTATAATATGGGCGTCAAAGAACAGATTATTTTTCCTGAAGTTGAATACGATAAAATTGATATGTTGCGTGGTATGAATATCAGTATTACTACCAGCGCTAAGACAGATGAGGAGGGTCGTGCCCTTCTAGCTGCCTTTAAATTTCCTTTCAAGAACTGA
- the rpsN gene encoding 30S ribosomal protein S14 → MAKMSLINRDLKRRNTVEKYAAKRAELIAIVNNSKLTDEERFAARLKIQQLPRNASPVRLRNRCALTGRPRGVYRKFGLGRIKLREFAMRGEVPGMVKASW, encoded by the coding sequence ATGGCAAAGATGTCTTTGATTAACCGTGATCTGAAAAGACGTAACACGGTTGAAAAATACGCAGCTAAACGTGCTGAACTTATTGCAATTGTAAACAATTCTAAATTGACAGATGAAGAGCGTTTTGCTGCTCGTCTGAAAATTCAGCAATTGCCACGAAATGCTAGTCCAGTTCGTTTGAGAAATCGTTGTGCACTTACTGGGCGTCCAAGAGGCGTATATCGGAAGTTTGGTTTAGGTCGTATTAAACTTCGTGAATTTGCGATGCGTGGCGAAGTGCCAGGCATGGTTAAAGCTAGTTGGTAA
- the rpsH gene encoding 30S ribosomal protein S8 yields MSMSDPIADMLTRIRNAQRSEKVNVAMPSSKVKVSIAQVLKDEGYIDGFAVRDEDGKPILEIGLKYYAGLPVIEKIERVSRPGLRVYKGSQEIPKVMNGLGIAIVSTSKGVITDRKARATGIGGEVLCIVA; encoded by the coding sequence ATGAGTATGAGCGATCCTATTGCCGATATGTTGACGCGAATCCGTAACGCGCAGCGTTCGGAAAAAGTAAATGTTGCTATGCCTTCATCAAAAGTGAAAGTATCAATAGCTCAAGTTTTAAAAGACGAGGGTTATATTGATGGCTTTGCAGTACGTGATGAAGATGGTAAGCCTATTTTAGAAATTGGCTTGAAATATTATGCTGGGCTGCCAGTTATTGAGAAAATTGAACGTGTAAGCCGCCCAGGTTTGCGTGTTTATAAGGGCAGCCAGGAAATACCAAAGGTGATGAATGGCCTTGGTATTGCGATTGTATCAACATCGAAGGGTGTTATAACAGATCGTAAGGCGCGTGCTACCGGAATCGGTGGTGAAGTTCTTTGTATTGTTGCGTGA